Proteins found in one Mucilaginibacter gracilis genomic segment:
- a CDS encoding helix-turn-helix transcriptional regulator has protein sequence MNISELQMHWLALAFIILTAIFLVLEVYDVLRRPKERWQWWNLVLVALLFFFNVTNGNFPDESSAVSLKLQYLLSDGSSYLVGAYFPFYFYKMYELDKLRFHAVYGAPVFVLLPFLVFEVVLYNINGQLTIDRQWGVMVPAVYGLVALMAIVKAIIDRFQETSERSPFIEALAVWLAVLFWEMLCAFPFFTLPQWLKLVVGNLGLSVVTIFLIVKHIRRSRREFELFTSPEAGSAPELAYLEHCVTFGLTKTETEVALLVRKGWTNRKIADHLFRTEGTIKNHLKNIFKKTEVATRSELIHLLEHGPLGSSTTET, from the coding sequence ATGAATATTTCTGAGCTGCAAATGCACTGGTTGGCATTGGCATTTATTATCCTTACCGCAATTTTCCTGGTTTTAGAAGTGTACGATGTGCTGCGCAGGCCGAAGGAGCGCTGGCAGTGGTGGAACCTGGTATTGGTGGCGCTATTGTTCTTTTTCAATGTAACAAACGGCAATTTTCCGGATGAAAGTTCAGCTGTTTCCCTTAAACTGCAATACCTGCTTTCGGATGGCTCGTCCTACCTGGTCGGTGCTTATTTCCCCTTTTACTTTTATAAGATGTATGAGCTTGATAAGTTGCGTTTTCATGCGGTTTATGGTGCTCCGGTTTTTGTTTTATTGCCTTTCCTGGTGTTTGAGGTGGTTTTGTATAATATCAATGGTCAGTTAACGATTGACCGGCAATGGGGCGTGATGGTTCCTGCGGTCTACGGTTTGGTAGCCTTGATGGCTATAGTCAAGGCAATAATAGATCGGTTCCAGGAAACTTCGGAGCGTTCGCCGTTCATTGAAGCCTTAGCGGTTTGGCTGGCGGTACTGTTTTGGGAGATGTTATGTGCTTTTCCTTTTTTTACGCTCCCGCAATGGCTGAAGCTGGTGGTGGGGAATTTGGGTTTATCTGTGGTCACAATATTCCTGATCGTGAAGCATATTCGCCGGAGCCGTCGTGAGTTTGAATTGTTTACCAGCCCGGAAGCGGGTTCAGCACCCGAACTGGCTTACCTGGAGCATTGCGTGACTTTTGGTTTGACAAAGACCGAAACAGAAGTGGCTTTGTTGGTACGTAAAGGCTGGACGAACCGGAAAATAGCCGACCATCTTTTTAGGACGGAGGGCACGATCAAGAACCATCTCAAAAATATTTTTAAAAAAACAGAGGTGGCCACGCGTTCGGAACTGATCCATTTGCTCGAACATGGCCCTTTGGGATCTTCTACAACTGAAACGTGA
- a CDS encoding TlpA family protein disulfide reductase → MKDMKSSIKKALLSAVFFLCLYGTYAQNIVPLGLKIGDQVPDSTFNNIVNYKLSSPKISDFKGKLIILDFWSTGCSSCLAAFPKMETLQRKFGDKIQIILLNSSERKDQILGRIQKYKKFIPGVGLSTLPTVYGDSKWQFFFPHSGVPYHVWINSKGKVLSMPLAYNTSEENIQKALDGEKPLMVENLDFKARQGYDAWKEGLIKPAHPSLKPIFYSSFFSFNNGMHGGRGEVIDTLNQTIRRFSFNRPILEFYELAFAGTNRMLVEVKNKSQFELPLDRNKVDSWSIQNLFSYEICVPLKDERNINQFMQTDLNRFFGNLRDIEGNIEKRPFNCYILIKTKDGLLKGSTSKEEKYIKSETLHKWVNYNMYRIPYAFMDEIDDVKTLTAFIDESGVNKDLNLKVDLEINTGDLKDLSKVRESLRKYGFDLLQETRLLDVLIIKDTKKNNN, encoded by the coding sequence ATGAAAGATATGAAAAGTAGTATAAAAAAGGCATTATTGTCAGCCGTTTTCTTTCTTTGCCTCTATGGAACATATGCCCAAAATATAGTACCATTAGGCTTAAAAATAGGAGACCAAGTGCCAGATAGCACTTTTAATAACATCGTCAATTATAAGCTCTCATCGCCAAAGATATCTGACTTTAAAGGTAAACTTATAATTCTTGATTTCTGGTCCACAGGCTGTAGTAGTTGCCTCGCCGCTTTTCCAAAAATGGAAACTCTGCAAAGGAAATTTGGAGATAAGATACAAATTATCCTGTTAAATTCTTCCGAAAGAAAAGATCAAATTTTAGGAAGAATTCAAAAATATAAAAAGTTCATCCCAGGCGTAGGACTTTCAACACTTCCTACGGTATATGGTGATAGCAAATGGCAATTTTTTTTTCCGCATTCAGGTGTTCCATATCATGTATGGATTAATAGTAAAGGAAAAGTTTTGTCAATGCCGTTGGCATACAACACCAGCGAAGAAAATATTCAGAAAGCTTTGGATGGAGAAAAACCCTTAATGGTGGAAAATTTAGACTTCAAAGCCAGGCAAGGTTATGATGCATGGAAAGAGGGATTGATCAAGCCAGCACACCCTTCACTTAAACCAATCTTTTACTCCTCATTTTTCAGCTTTAACAATGGCATGCATGGAGGAAGAGGGGAAGTTATTGATACTTTAAACCAAACGATTAGACGATTTTCATTTAATCGCCCAATCTTAGAATTTTATGAATTGGCATTTGCGGGAACAAACAGAATGTTGGTAGAGGTAAAAAACAAAAGTCAATTCGAATTACCGTTGGATAGAAACAAAGTCGATAGTTGGAGCATCCAAAATCTATTTTCCTATGAAATATGTGTGCCTCTAAAAGATGAAAGGAATATAAATCAATTTATGCAAACGGATTTGAATCGTTTTTTTGGTAATCTGAGAGATATAGAAGGTAATATCGAAAAGCGACCTTTCAATTGTTATATTCTTATTAAAACAAAGGATGGGTTATTAAAAGGATCTACCTCCAAGGAAGAAAAATACATAAAATCTGAAACTTTACATAAATGGGTTAACTACAATATGTATAGAATCCCATATGCGTTTATGGACGAAATTGACGATGTAAAAACTTTGACGGCTTTTATCGATGAATCTGGTGTCAATAAGGACTTGAATTTAAAAGTAGATTTAGAGATTAATACGGGCGATTTAAAAGATCTGTCCAAAGTGAGGGAATCTTTACGCAAGTACGGATTTGATCTATTACAGGAAACGAGATTATTAGATGTATTGATTATAAAAGACACGAAAAAAAACAATAATTGA
- a CDS encoding protein-disulfide reductase DsbD domain-containing protein, translating into MKTTLIITSFVFFVQSIFGQILTPVKWSYAAKKTGKNTAVIFIKATIDKGWHIYSTRQEDGGPLKTTISFTQTPNYCIIGDLIEPKPLKKYEKSFEINVIFFEKSVIFQQKIKIFKQRFILKGKSNFMVCNDEKCLPPNDVEFSIPIK; encoded by the coding sequence ATGAAAACAACTTTAATTATAACAAGTTTTGTATTTTTCGTTCAATCAATTTTTGGTCAAATCTTAACACCTGTAAAGTGGAGTTATGCAGCAAAAAAAACTGGTAAAAATACAGCAGTTATATTTATCAAGGCGACGATTGATAAGGGTTGGCATATCTACTCCACGCGCCAAGAGGATGGCGGACCATTAAAGACTACAATTAGCTTTACGCAAACCCCGAATTATTGCATAATTGGTGATCTCATCGAACCAAAACCTTTGAAGAAATACGAAAAATCATTTGAAATTAACGTTATATTCTTTGAAAAGTCGGTCATCTTTCAGCAAAAGATTAAAATTTTCAAACAGCGGTTCATTTTAAAAGGCAAATCAAACTTTATGGTTTGTAATGATGAGAAATGCTTGCCGCCTAATGACGTGGAATTTTCCATTCCCATAAAATAA
- a CDS encoding helix-turn-helix domain-containing protein yields MGGFFNEPSLLPHRHSFYMLYWTTAGTGLHLIGFREYEMLPGRVFFLQQNQVHQVVTYPEDGYMVLFNQMYFQAFLKHNQQMEQTGLFDYFNRSPFVDLDETMMHTFSYIVNMLKEETAKVYNMPLNQHYLSILLLYAGKQHLQSNHFTENSVQADLMRKLKILIEANYKKERFAPFYSEILGLPTRKLNEYAMSNMGIMVQDMVAMRRLAESEALLASTDSSFKTIAYELGFGDSSHLWTFFKKYKGISPSDFRQKYKQINENAQTDKGCI; encoded by the coding sequence ATGGGCGGCTTCTTTAATGAGCCGTCTTTACTTCCCCATCGCCATTCATTTTATATGCTATATTGGACCACGGCGGGTACAGGGTTGCACCTGATTGGTTTTAGGGAATATGAAATGTTACCGGGACGGGTTTTCTTTTTGCAGCAGAACCAGGTGCATCAAGTGGTAACCTATCCAGAGGATGGCTATATGGTGCTGTTTAATCAAATGTATTTCCAGGCTTTTTTAAAGCACAACCAACAGATGGAGCAGACGGGCTTATTTGATTATTTCAACCGTTCACCGTTTGTTGACCTGGATGAAACGATGATGCACACATTCTCTTACATCGTTAATATGCTGAAAGAGGAAACGGCGAAAGTGTATAATATGCCGCTTAACCAGCATTACCTATCTATCCTATTGTTATATGCGGGTAAGCAGCATTTACAGTCGAACCATTTTACGGAAAATTCAGTACAAGCTGATCTGATGCGAAAGCTAAAAATCCTGATTGAAGCTAATTATAAAAAGGAACGGTTTGCACCCTTTTATAGTGAAATTTTAGGATTACCTACGCGAAAGTTGAATGAATATGCAATGAGCAATATGGGAATCATGGTTCAGGATATGGTAGCTATGCGGCGGCTGGCAGAAAGTGAAGCATTGCTTGCTTCAACTGATAGTTCATTCAAAACGATTGCTTACGAATTAGGCTTTGGCGACTCCTCGCATTTGTGGACTTTTTTTAAGAAATACAAGGGGATTTCCCCTTCAGATTTCAGGCAAAAATACAAACAGATAAATGAGAATGCGCAAACTGATAAAGGCTGTATTTAG
- a CDS encoding RNA polymerase sigma factor gives MNVSSLLTDIQMVGLLKKGDERALTLIYQRHWQSLFRSSFNLLKDKAACEDIIQEIFIKIWDRRATLEIQVSLKAYLYAAMRYEVYRQIKIGNVREDIFDAIYERLHTPAAYGNLEHKELLQQINSIVDTLPDRCREVYKLSREEQLSHKEIAERLDISTKTVENQITKALNHLRTSLGSVLSLELVIYLLKK, from the coding sequence ATGAACGTTTCAAGCTTACTGACCGACATCCAAATGGTCGGCCTTTTGAAAAAGGGCGATGAACGTGCGCTGACTTTAATTTACCAGAGGCATTGGCAAAGCTTATTCCGGTCTTCATTCAATTTACTTAAAGATAAGGCTGCCTGTGAAGATATTATCCAGGAAATATTTATCAAAATATGGGACAGGCGGGCAACACTGGAAATCCAGGTATCGCTCAAAGCTTATTTATATGCCGCGATGCGTTATGAGGTTTACCGGCAGATCAAGATCGGCAATGTACGGGAGGATATCTTCGATGCGATCTACGAGCGCCTGCATACGCCAGCGGCTTATGGTAATTTGGAACATAAGGAGTTATTACAGCAAATCAATTCTATTGTAGATACTTTGCCGGACAGGTGCCGCGAGGTTTATAAGCTTAGCCGGGAAGAACAATTATCTCACAAGGAGATTGCCGAAAGGCTCGATATTTCTACTAAAACGGTAGAAAACCAGATCACAAAGGCGCTGAACCACCTCCGTACAAGTTTAGGAAGTGTGCTGTCGCTGGAACTGGTGATTTACCTGCTGAAAAAATAA
- a CDS encoding transposase has protein sequence MEITKVKKYTYFIGIDVSRNKLDHAVFRGRDMLFHRETGNDPESIMAFIMELKQLPGFVMTRAVFCMEQTGIYTNHLLGRLKTVKANVVIDGPLQIRNSLGQIRGKTDKLDAKRIAEYAYKNREHLRLWIPKRPVILQLANLSALRNRLVILEGSIAIPLKEEGDFNKKGTVKMSKQLSSRTQKAIKADILDVEKTIARLIAADQRLARLSEIMNSVVGIGPVITTQIIVCTNEFRDIKDPKKFACYSGVAPFMQVSGTMKGKTRVSQFANKRMKALLHLAAIQAMRNIPELRAYYERKTVQEGKHKMSVINALRYKMILRIFACVNQDRLYEKEYVRKQQPEALLTAPEITELADSIMADALSNGIEE, from the coding sequence ATGGAAATAACGAAAGTTAAAAAATACACCTACTTTATCGGGATCGACGTATCCCGTAATAAACTTGACCACGCCGTATTCCGTGGACGGGATATGCTCTTTCACCGGGAAACCGGTAACGATCCGGAAAGCATCATGGCTTTTATTATGGAACTGAAGCAATTACCCGGTTTCGTAATGACAAGGGCAGTGTTCTGTATGGAACAAACCGGTATCTATACCAACCATTTGCTGGGGCGTTTAAAAACGGTCAAAGCCAATGTCGTCATTGACGGGCCTTTGCAGATCAGGAACTCTTTGGGCCAGATACGGGGCAAAACGGATAAATTGGACGCGAAACGTATCGCGGAATATGCGTACAAGAACCGTGAACACCTGCGCCTGTGGATACCCAAGCGGCCGGTGATTCTGCAACTGGCGAACTTGTCCGCCCTGCGGAACCGCTTGGTCATTTTGGAGGGCAGTATTGCTATCCCGCTCAAAGAAGAGGGCGATTTTAATAAAAAGGGCACTGTGAAAATGAGCAAGCAACTGAGCAGCCGAACCCAAAAAGCCATCAAAGCCGATATCCTGGATGTCGAGAAAACTATTGCCCGTTTGATCGCCGCTGACCAGAGACTGGCACGCTTGTCGGAGATCATGAACTCCGTGGTCGGGATCGGCCCGGTTATTACAACTCAGATCATCGTTTGTACCAATGAGTTCCGGGATATCAAGGACCCAAAGAAGTTCGCTTGCTATTCGGGGGTAGCGCCTTTTATGCAGGTATCGGGAACCATGAAGGGTAAAACAAGGGTATCACAATTTGCCAATAAACGAATGAAGGCGCTGCTTCACCTGGCGGCCATACAGGCCATGCGCAATATCCCGGAATTAAGAGCTTATTACGAACGTAAGACGGTGCAGGAAGGCAAGCACAAAATGTCTGTCATCAATGCCCTACGCTATAAAATGATCCTTCGGATCTTCGCCTGTGTTAACCAAGACCGCCTGTACGAAAAAGAATATGTGCGAAAACAGCAACCGGAGGCACTTTTAACTGCACCGGAGATTACTGAATTAGCCGATAGTATCATGGCCGATGCATTAAGTAATGGAATTGAGGAATAA
- a CDS encoding FecR family protein has translation MNKSEFLTLVDKYLAGQASLDEEQLLLNFFESFQEETEWDARVLGAREELEQKMLNRLTLAIRSRRNPSIGWYKIAAAAAILIFFSAGAYFILHRSAPSNQMATLRPEELTPMNKGVVLTLAGGKKIILNKGHEGTLNTTDGSLAQQSESGLAYYQSKDETEPVVHTLTNNTGSKYALVLADGTAVYLDAVSSITYPVAFNGKERRVSITGQAYFIVKHNGAKPFRVTVKDEVIEDIGTEFNINAYDDEPALKTTLIDGAVNVRHKDRAILLKPGHQTIATANSFEDKPANLEETTAWLQGKQVFDNEPMEVIMNRIARIYDIKVVWIDESARKLRFGGSFNYAKKLSSVLNFYRGTGKVDFIVEGKTVKVMKKKTS, from the coding sequence GTGAACAAATCCGAATTCTTAACACTCGTAGATAAATACCTTGCCGGCCAGGCTTCACTGGACGAAGAACAATTATTGCTAAACTTTTTTGAGAGCTTCCAGGAAGAAACAGAATGGGACGCGCGTGTTTTAGGCGCTCGTGAAGAACTGGAGCAAAAAATGCTGAACAGGTTGACATTGGCTATCAGGTCGCGACGTAACCCTTCTATCGGGTGGTACAAGATTGCAGCGGCGGCGGCTATTCTTATTTTCTTTAGCGCGGGTGCTTATTTTATATTACATCGTTCAGCTCCATCTAATCAGATGGCAACTCTTCGTCCCGAAGAATTAACGCCGATGAATAAAGGCGTGGTATTGACATTGGCGGGCGGTAAAAAGATCATCTTAAATAAAGGTCACGAGGGTACTTTGAATACGACAGATGGTTCCCTCGCACAGCAGTCCGAAAGCGGACTCGCCTACTATCAGTCCAAGGATGAAACTGAGCCGGTGGTACATACACTAACCAATAATACGGGTAGCAAATATGCGCTGGTGTTAGCTGATGGCACCGCTGTTTATTTGGATGCCGTTTCATCGATCACCTATCCGGTTGCTTTTAATGGTAAAGAACGCCGTGTCAGTATTACAGGCCAGGCCTATTTTATAGTAAAACATAATGGTGCGAAGCCCTTCCGGGTAACGGTTAAGGATGAGGTCATTGAGGATATCGGCACAGAGTTTAATATTAACGCCTATGATGATGAACCGGCTTTGAAAACCACGCTGATCGATGGCGCGGTTAACGTCAGACATAAAGATAGAGCAATATTGCTTAAACCCGGTCATCAGACTATTGCAACCGCGAATAGTTTTGAAGATAAACCCGCGAATTTGGAGGAAACGACTGCCTGGCTGCAAGGTAAACAGGTATTTGATAATGAGCCAATGGAAGTAATCATGAACCGTATTGCGCGTATCTATGATATTAAAGTGGTTTGGATCGATGAAAGCGCCCGTAAACTCCGGTTCGGTGGTTCGTTTAATTATGCCAAAAAATTATCGTCAGTATTGAACTTTTACCGGGGAACTGGAAAGGTAGATTTTATTGTGGAAGGAAAAACGGTTAAAGTAATGAAGAAGAAGACATCTTGA